In one Dama dama isolate Ldn47 chromosome 5, ASM3311817v1, whole genome shotgun sequence genomic region, the following are encoded:
- the CBX2 gene encoding chromobox protein homolog 2 — protein MEELSSVGEQVFAAECILSKRLRKGKLEYLVKWRGWSSKHNSWEPEENILDPRLLLAFQKKEHEKEVQNRKRGKRPRGRPRKHTVMSSCSRHSKLKESDAPSKSKSSSSSSSSTSSSSSSEEEEDSDLDAKRGPRGRETHPVPQKKAQILVAKPELKDPIRKKRGRKPLPPEQKAARRPVSLAKVLKTARKDLGAPAGKLPPPLSTPVAGLAALKAHAKEACSGPSAMATPENLASLMKGMAGSPSRGGISWQSSIVHYMNRMSQSQAQAAGRLALRAPATSKCSLGLDLKMRTQKGELGISPPGSKVPKAPSGAVEQKTGSTGGPPHIHSGSKVLAGCLGPQPAPTQELSLQVLDLQSVKNGTPAGSMVARHAPATKGIPATNPATGKGAGGGPTAGSGTGLPTDTSKGEKLASRAAAVPTPAGKRDCGKGSTAPVQEGHPTSGEARKTAALSEMSTGEENSSSDSDPDSASLPSAGQNLSVSVQTSQDWKPTRSLIEHVFVTDVTANLITVTVKESPTSVGFFNLRHY, from the exons ATGGAGGAGCTGAGCAGCGTGGGCGAGCAGGTCTTCGCCGCCGAGTGCATCTTGAGCAAGCGGCTCCGCAAG GGCAAGCTGGAGTACCTGGTCAAGTGGCGCGGCTGGTCCTCCAA ACACAACAGCTGGGAGCCAGAGGAAAATATCCTGGACCCGAGGCTGCTCTTGGCCTTCCAGAAGAA GGAACACGAGAAGGAGGTGCAGAACCGGAAGAGAGGCAAGCGGCCGAGGGGCAGGCCAAGGAAGCACACTGTGATGTCCTCCTGTAGCCGACACTCCAAGCTCAAG GAATCTGACGCCCCTTCCAAATCTAAATCCAGcagctcttcctcttcctccacgtcctcctcttcctcctcagaggaagaggaggacagCGACCTAGACGCCAAGAGGGGCCCACGGGGCCGCGAGACTCACCCAGTGCCTCAGAAGAAGGCCCAGATCCTGGTAGCCAAGCCTGAACTGAAGGACCCCATCCGGAAGAAGCGGGGCCGGAAGCCCCTGCCCCCGGAGCAGAAGGCGGCCCGGAGGCCTGTGAGCCTGGCCAAGGTGCTAAAGACGGCCCGGAAGGACCTGGGGGCACCCGCGGGCAAGCTGCCCCCTCCACTCAGCACCCCCGTGGCCGGCCTGGCGGCCCTGAAGGCCCATGCCAAGGAGGCTTGCAGTGGCCCCAGTGCCATGGCCACCCCAGAGAACTTGGCCAGCCTGATGAAGGGCATGGCCGGCAGCCCCAGCCGTGGGGGCATCAGCTGGCAGAGCTCCATCGTGCACTACATGAACCGGATGAGCCAGAGCCAGGCCCAGGCTGCCGGCAGACTGGCCCTCAGGGCCCCAGCGACCAGCAAGTGCAGCCTCGGGCTGGACCTCAAGATGAGGACGCAGAAGGGGGAGCTGGGGATAAGCCCCCCGGGAAGCAAAGTCCCAAAGGCCCCGAGTGGAGCTGTGGAGCAGAAAACGGGGAGCACAGGAGGACCCCCGCACATCCACAGTGGCAGCAAGGTCCTTGCTGGGTGCCTGGGCCCCCAGCCTGCACCCACCCAGGAGCTAAGTCTCCAGGTCTTGGACTTACAGAGTGTCAAGAATGGCACACCAGCGGGGAGCATGGTTGCCCGCCACGCCCCAGCCACCAAGGGCATTCCTGCCACCAACCCAGCCACTGGGAAGGGTGCTGGGGGCGGCCCCACTGCAGGAAGTGGGACTGGCCTGCCCACCGACACCAGCAAGGGTGAGAAGCTGGCCTCCAGGGCGGCCGCCGTGCCCACCCCTGCAGGCAAGAGGGACTGTGGGAAGGGCAGCACGGCCCCTGTGCAGGAGGGCCACCCGACGTCAGGAGAAGCGCGGAAGACAGCCGCGCTTTCTGAGATGAGTACAGGTGAGGAGAACAGCAGCTCCGACTCGGACCCTGACTCGGCCTCCCTGCCCAGCGCCGGGCAGAACCTCTCCGTGTCTGTCCAGACCAGCCAGGACTGGAAACCCACCCGCAGCCTCATCGAGCACGTCTTTGTCACTGACGTCACCGCCAACCTCATCACCGTCACAGTGAAGGAGTCTCCCACCAGCGTGGGCTTCTTCAACCTGAGACATTACTGA
- the CBX8 gene encoding chromobox protein homolog 8, which produces MELSAVGERVFAAEALLKRRIRKGRMEYLVKWKGWSQKYSTWEPEENILDARLLAAFEEREREMELYGPKKRGPKPKTFLLKAQAKAKAKTYEFRSDSARGIRIPYPGRSPQELASTSRSREGLRNMGLSPPGSSSSTSSTCRVEPPRDRERDRDRERERERERERERGTSRADDKPSSPGDSSKKRGPKPRKELLDPSQRPLGEPSDGLGDYLKGRKLDDTASGAGKFPAGHSVIQLARRQDSDLAQCGVASPSPTDATGKLAVDTFPARVIKHRAAFLEAKGQGTLDPGGPRVRHGSGTPGSVGGLYRDMGAQGGRPSLIARIPVARILGDPEEESWSPSLTNLEKVVVTDVTSNFLTVTIKESNTDQGFFKEKR; this is translated from the exons ATGGAGCTTTCAGCGGTGGGGGAGCGGGTGTTCGCGGCCGAAGCCCTCCTGAAGCGGCGCATCCGGAAA GGACGCATGGAATACCTCGTGAAATGGAAGGGCTGGTCGCAGAA gtacAGCACATGGGAACCCGAAGAAAACATCCTGGATGCTCGCCTGCTCGCAGCCTTTGAGGAAAG GGAGCGAGAGATGGAGCTGTATGGCCCCAAAAAAAGAGGACCCAAACCCAAAACCTTCCTGCTCAAG GCCCAGGCCAAGGCAAAAGCCAAAACATACGAGTTCCGAAGTGACTCGGCCAGAGGCATTCGGATCCCCTACCCAGGCCGCTCACCCCAAGAACTGGCCTCTACTTCCCGGTCCCGTGAGGGCCTTCGGAACATGGGTCTTTCCCCACCgggaagcagcagcagcaccagcagcaccTGCCGAGTGGAGCCCCCTCGGGACCGCGAGCGCGACCGGGAtcgagagagggagagggaacgAGAGCGGGAGCGTGAACGGGGCACCAGCCGTGCAGATGACAAACCCAGCTCGCCAGGTGACAGCTCCAAGAAGCGAGGTCCAAAGCCCCGGAAAGAGCTCCTAGACCCCTCACAAAGGCCCTTGGGAGAACCCAGTGATGGCCTCGGAGATTACCTCAAGGGCAGGAAGCTGGACGATACTGCTTCCGGGGCAGGAAAGTTCCCAGCTGGCCACAGCGTGATCCAGCTGGCTCGAAGGCAGGACTCGGACCTGGCCCAGTGTGGTGTGGCCAGCCCTAGCCCCACTGATGCCACAGGCAAGCTGGCTGTGGACACCTTTCCAGCCAGGGTCATAAAGCACAGGGCTGCCTTCCTGGAGGCCAAAGGCCAGGGCACCCTGGACCCTGGTGGCCCCCGGGTCAGGCATGGCTCAGGCACCCCTGGCTCTGTGGGGGGCTTGTATCGGGACATGGGGGCGCAAGGGGGAAGGCCCTCCCTCATCGCCAGAATCCCAGTGGCCAGAATCCTGGGGGACCCAGAGGAAGAATCCTGGAGCCCTTCTCTGACCAACTTGGAGAAGGTGGTAGTCACCGATGTGACCTCAAACTTTTTGACCGTCACCATTAAGGAAAGTAACACGGACCAAgggttttttaaagagaaaagatga